The genomic DNA GAATCTCCTCTCTTTGTCATGGTGAAAACGACTTTCATGCTGTCAGGTGACCAGTCTCCTCCCATGGTCATGTGCTTTTCTTTTGTGAGAGCAATTTCATTGTAGTTTGCCAAATCTTTTATGTAGAGAGCTGCTTTTCCACCCTTGAATGAAGTGAAAAGGAGCTTTTTGCTATCTTTGGACCACTTGGGAGAGAGGTTTATACTTCCATTATTCGTTAGTTTAAGAGCGTTTTTACCATCAAAATCCATGAGATAAAGTTCCTTGTTTCCTCCCTTCTTTGATATAAAGGCAATTTTAGTATTAAAGATGCCTTTTTCTCCTGTCAGTATTTTTATAACTTCATCAGAAAAACGGTGGGCTATAGTTCTTATATCTGATTCTTGTCCATGGTATCTCTTGGCCAGAAGTGTTTTGTTTCTTGCAAGATCATAAAGAAATGCTTCGATAAGCACTCCGCTGTTTTTTACGGAAATAGATCCTTTGATTAAGGTTTCAGCCCCGGCTGAAAGCCAGAAAGGCGCATCCCCTGTTTCACCTTCTTCACTAATCATATGAAATAGTCCGCTAAGGTCGAGGTTTCTCCTGATTGTAGCTGAGACTGATGAAGAAAGATCTTTGCCTGTGAAGTTTTCTATGGCAATAGGCATTTTTCGTGCTGAAGGAGAACTGATATCTATATAAATTTTCGCTGTTGCTGTATTTGTGTATAAACAAGTCGTTGAGAGTATAAATAATGTAATTGTTTTTTTGATCAAAGCTATATCCCTTCAATTAAGTTTATTTTCCGAACCTAAAGCCTATTTCAATTCCACCTTCATAGCCTTTTGGAGGCCTTGGAAATGGGACAGATTTTTCAACGGCCCTCATGACGGATTGATCAAAAAAACCATTTCCCGACCCTTCTTCAATGTCTACCTTAAGTAACTCACCATTTTTTCCAATGGTAACAGATATTATAGCGGATAAACCGGAATAGTCGGCGCTTCCCGGCAATATCCAGGCATTTTCCATTTTTTCATAAAGGAGATCACTGTATGCTTTTATCTCTTTTTTCATATTTGATGTATCTACTTTTCTTACGCCGGCTTTTGGGGTAGTGCTTACCTGGCCGGCTGTTTGGGCGGCTTTCCTGGTTTGTGCTACCTTTGATCTTACCCTGGCCAGTTTTTCTTCAACGGCCATTTCCTCTTCATGCTTTTTTCTTAGTTTCTTGATCATTGCTGATGGATCGGTGACAGGTGTTTTGACTTTTTTCTTTGGCAGCTTCTTTGTTTTTGCTTTTTTTATGGGTTTTGCCTGTTTTTTGCTCTTCTTTGCGACTTTCTTTGATGGTGGAGGAAGGGGGCTTTTTTTTGTTGTCACCTTCTTCTTTTGATTTGGAGCCGGCTTTGGTCTGTCAAGGGTGACGAGATCTACCTTGTAGGTTGGAGCGTAAAATTCTCTTTTGACAGCAGACCTTGAATTGATAGTGCTAAATATGCCGATGAGCAGAAGGTGCAACACCAGGGAAATAGCAACCCATATTGCCAGATCATGGTTTTTGTCAAACATCCTCACCTTTAAATCTTTCAGACTTCATCAGGGTTGGTGATCATGCCGACTTTATCTATACCAGATTCTTTTATACGAGCCATGACTTTGATGACAAAACCGTAAGATACCTTTGAGTCGGCCTTGATCAAAACCTCATTCCCTTTTATGTGTTTGAGCTTGGATGCTAATTTATTTATCGTTGTTTTGCCTTTGTCGTTGATATATATCTTTTCGTTTTTTGTTATACTTACAACAATCGGTGAATCTTTGGTAAATCCCGATCCTTTTGCTACGGGAAGGTCGACTTCGAGCCCCTGCTGCATCATGGGTGCCGTTACCATAAAGATTATTAAAAGAACAAGCATAATGTCGACAAAGGGGGTTACGTTTATCTCCGCCATAGGAGTATAGCTCTTTTTAATCCCTTTCAAGAGATTGCCTCCTTAAGCCCCGTTCTGCTATGTTTAAAAATTCAAGTGTCATGCTGTCTATGTCCTGGGAGAGACGCTTAATTTTCTCAACAAAGATATTGTAAAAAATAACGGCCGGTATGGCTGCGGCCAGGCCGATAGCTGTAGCGATAAGCGCTTCTGATACGCCGGGAGCGACAACTGCCAGGTTGGCTGTCCCTATTGCGCCTATTCGCTGAAAAGAATTCATGATGCCCCATACTGTTCCGAAGAGACCGATAAAGGGTGCTGCACTGCCTGTTGTGGCCAGAAAATTGAGGTGTCTTTCCATCATGGCAATTTCCGTACTCTCTGCTCTTCTTAAGGCTCTTTCTATCAGGTCGAGCCTTGATGCTTCAAAGGCATGTCTTTCGCTTTTCTGAGTTTTTGCCGCATTAATAAGCTCCTTGTAGCCTGCCCTGAATATTCTCGCTGCCGGACTTGCCTCGTGGTCTCTGATTGCAGAGTAGGCTGCTTCCAGTCTTTTTTCCTCCCAGAATATATTAAGAAAAGATGAGGATTCATTCCAGGTCTTTCGTATCTTGAGGCCCTTTAATAGAATGATGGCCCAGCAGGTAACTGATAGAAAAAATAGGATTAATAGCACGACTTTAACTACAGGGCCTGCATTGCTGATTAACGCAAATACTCCCATATCATTTGCAATCGCTGAACCTGTCATTTTTTACTTCTCCTTTTTTGACTTGCAATTTTTAAACTATTTAATCTATCATAAGCTAATCATTCGATTCAAGGTCAATGATGCGGAACGCCAAAGGATGATGCCTGCCTGTGATTTTATTCTCCAGCTGATGGTTTTTCAGTTCCAAAAAAATAATTAAATTCTTTGAAAAAAAGTATTGACTTT from Deltaproteobacteria bacterium includes the following:
- the tolB gene encoding Tol-Pal system beta propeller repeat protein TolB — encoded protein: MIKKTITLFILSTTCLYTNTATAKIYIDISSPSARKMPIAIENFTGKDLSSSVSATIRRNLDLSGLFHMISEEGETGDAPFWLSAGAETLIKGSISVKNSGVLIEAFLYDLARNKTLLAKRYHGQESDIRTIAHRFSDEVIKILTGEKGIFNTKIAFISKKGGNKELYLMDFDGKNALKLTNNGSINLSPKWSKDSKKLLFTSFKGGKAALYIKDLANYNEIALTKEKHMTMGGDWSPDSMKVVFTMTKRGDSDLFLTEPGNGAIRRLTSGWGLDVSPAWSPDGESIAFVSDRGGNPNIYTITEEGKDLTRLTFDGKYNTSPAWSKDGKWIAYSSLQKGGFRIYIMKADGSSKRQITFGPGNDEEPSWSPDGRFLVFSSSREGKKTIYLINMGTSKTIKLDGSGGADMSPAWSPFFN
- the tolQ gene encoding protein TolQ, yielding MTGSAIANDMGVFALISNAGPVVKVVLLILFFLSVTCWAIILLKGLKIRKTWNESSSFLNIFWEEKRLEAAYSAIRDHEASPAARIFRAGYKELINAAKTQKSERHAFEASRLDLIERALRRAESTEIAMMERHLNFLATTGSAAPFIGLFGTVWGIMNSFQRIGAIGTANLAVVAPGVSEALIATAIGLAAAIPAVIFYNIFVEKIKRLSQDIDSMTLEFLNIAERGLRRQSLERD
- a CDS encoding TonB family protein, whose product is MFDKNHDLAIWVAISLVLHLLLIGIFSTINSRSAVKREFYAPTYKVDLVTLDRPKPAPNQKKKVTTKKSPLPPPSKKVAKKSKKQAKPIKKAKTKKLPKKKVKTPVTDPSAMIKKLRKKHEEEMAVEEKLARVRSKVAQTRKAAQTAGQVSTTPKAGVRKVDTSNMKKEIKAYSDLLYEKMENAWILPGSADYSGLSAIISVTIGKNGELLKVDIEEGSGNGFFDQSVMRAVEKSVPFPRPPKGYEGGIEIGFRFGK
- the tolR gene encoding protein TolR; its protein translation is MKGIKKSYTPMAEINVTPFVDIMLVLLIIFMVTAPMMQQGLEVDLPVAKGSGFTKDSPIVVSITKNEKIYINDKGKTTINKLASKLKHIKGNEVLIKADSKVSYGFVIKVMARIKESGIDKVGMITNPDEV